A region of Frederiksenia canicola DNA encodes the following proteins:
- the rplX gene encoding 50S ribosomal protein L24, giving the protein MAAKIRQNDEVIVLTGKDKGKRGKVTKVLPNGKVFVEGVNIVTKHEKPVPALGKAGGLIKKEAAIDASNVAIFNPETNKADRVGFRFEEGKKVRFFKSNEKTI; this is encoded by the coding sequence ATGGCTGCAAAAATCCGTCAAAACGATGAAGTAATTGTACTTACCGGTAAAGATAAAGGTAAGCGTGGTAAGGTAACTAAAGTGTTACCAAACGGTAAGGTCTTTGTTGAAGGCGTAAATATTGTAACTAAACATGAAAAACCAGTTCCAGCTTTAGGTAAAGCGGGTGGTTTAATCAAGAAAGAAGCTGCAATTGATGCTTCTAATGTTGCAATTTTCAACCCTGAAACTAACAAAGCTGACCGTGTAGGATTTAGATTCGAAGAGGGCAAAAAAGTGCGTTTCTTCAAATCTAACGAGAAAACAATTTAA
- the rplE gene encoding 50S ribosomal protein L5, with protein sequence MAKLHDYYRDTVVNELKAKFNYSSVMQVPRIEKITLNMGVGEALTDKKLLDNAVADLAAISGQKPLITKARKSVAGFKIRQGYPIGCKVTLRGERMWEFFERLITIAVPRTRDFRGLNAKSFDGRGNYSMGVREQIIFPEIDYDKVDRVRGLDITITTSAKTDEEGQALLAAFNFPFRK encoded by the coding sequence ATGGCGAAACTGCATGATTACTACAGAGATACAGTAGTTAATGAATTAAAAGCAAAATTCAACTACTCATCTGTCATGCAAGTCCCACGAATCGAAAAGATAACCCTGAATATGGGTGTGGGTGAAGCATTGACCGATAAGAAATTGTTAGATAATGCAGTAGCAGATCTAGCAGCAATTAGCGGTCAGAAACCTTTAATTACAAAAGCTCGCAAATCTGTTGCTGGCTTTAAAATCCGTCAGGGATATCCAATCGGATGTAAAGTAACCCTACGTGGCGAACGTATGTGGGAGTTCTTTGAAAGATTGATTACTATCGCTGTTCCACGTACTCGTGACTTCCGCGGTTTAAATGCGAAGTCTTTCGATGGTCGTGGTAATTACAGTATGGGTGTTCGTGAACAAATCATTTTCCCAGAAATCGACTATGATAAAGTAGATCGTGTTCGTGGTTTAGATATTACTATCACCACTTCTGCGAAAACTGATGAAGAAGGTCAAGCTTTATTAGCGGCTTTCAATTTCCCATTCCGTAAATAA